The sequence NNNNNNNNNNNNNNNNNNNNNNNNNNNNNNNNNNNNNNNNNNNNNNNNNNNNNNNNNNNNNNNNNNNNNNNNNNNNNNNNNNNNNNNNNNNNNNNNNNNNNNNNNNNNNNNNNNNNNNNNNNNNNNNNNNNNNNNNNNNNNNNNNNNNNNNNNNNNNNNNNNNNNNNNNNNNNNNNNNNNNNNNNNNNNNNNNNNNNNNNNNNNNNNNNNNNNNNNNNNNNNNNNNNNNNNNNNNNNNNNNNNNNNNNNNNNNNNNNNNNNNNNNNNNNNNNNNNNNNNNNNNNNNNNNNNNNNNNNNNNNNNNNNNNNNNNNNNNNNNNNNNNNNNNNNNNNNNNNNNNNNNNNNNNNNNNNNNNNNNNNNNNNNNNNNNNNNNNNNNNNNNNNNNNNNNNNNNNNNNNNNNNNNNNNNNNNNNNNNNNNNNNNNNNNNNNNNNNNNNNNNNNNNNNNNNNNNNNNNNNNNNNNNNNNNNNNNNNNNNNNNNNNNNNNNNNNNNNNNNNNNNNNNNNNNNNNNNNNNNNNNNNNNNNNNNNNNNNNNNNNNNNNNNNNNNNNNNNNNNNNNNNNNNNNNNNNNNNNNNNNNNNNNNNNNNNNNNNNNNNNNNNNNNNNNNNNNNNNNNNNNNNNNNNNNNNNNNNNNNNNNNNNNNNNNNNNNNNNNNNNNNNNNNNNNNNNNNNNNNNNNNNNNNNNNNNNNNNNNNNNNNNNNNNNNNNNNNNNNNNNNNNNNNNNNNNNNNNNNNNNNNNNNNNNNNNNNNNNNNNNNNNNNNNNNNNNNNNNNNNNNNNNNNNNNNNNNNNNNNNNNNNNNNNNNNNNNNNNNNNNNNNNNNNNNNNNNNNNNNNNNNNNNNNNNNNNNNNNNNNNNNNNNNNNNNNNNNNNNNNNNNNNNNNNNNNNNNNNNNNNNNNNNNNNNNNNNNNNNNNNNNNNNNNNNNNNNNNNNNNNNNNNNNNNNNNNNNNNNNNNNNNNNNNNNNNNNNNNNNNNNNNNNNNNNNNNNNNNNNNNNNNNNNNNNNNNNNNNNNNNNNNNNNNNNNNNNNNNNNNNNNNNNNNNNNNNNNNNNNNNNNNNNNNNNNNNNNNNNNNNNNNNNNNNNNNNNNNNNNNNNNNNNNNNNNNNNNNNNNNNNNNNNNNNNNNNNNNNNNNNNNNNNNNNNNNNNNNNNNNNNNNNNNNNNNNNNNNNNNNNNNNNNNNNNNNNNNNNNNNNNNNNNNNNNNNNNNNNNNNNNNNNNNNNNNNNNNNNNNNNNNNNNNNNNNNNNNNNNNNNNNNNNNNNNNNNNNNNNNNNNNNNNNNNNNNNNNNNNNNNNNNNNNNNNNNNNNNNNNNNNNNNNNNNNNNNNNNNNNNNNNNNNNNNNNNNNNNNNNNNNNNNNNNNNNNNNNNNNNNNNNNNNNNNNNNNNNNNNNNNNNNNNNNNNNNNNNNNNNNNNNNNNNNNNNNNNNNNNNNNNNNNNNNNNNNNNNNNNNNNNNNNNNNNNNNNNNNNNNNNNNNNNNNNNNNNNNNNNNNNNNNNNNNNNNNNNNNNNNNNNNNNNNNNNNNNNNNNNNNNNNNNNNNNNNNNNNNNNNNNNNNNNNNNNNNNNNNNNNNNNNNNNNNNNNNNNNNNNNNNNNNNNNNNNNNNNNNNNNNNNNNNNNNNNNNNNNNNNNNNNNNNNNNNNNNNNNNNNNNNNNNNNNNNNNNNNNNNNNNNNNNNNNNNNNNNNNNNNNNNNNNNNNNNNNNNNNNNNNNNNNNNNNNNNNNNNNNNNNNNNNNNNNNNNNNNNNNNNNNNNNNNNNNNNNNNNNNNNNNNNNNNNNNNNNNNNNNNNNNNNNNNNNNNNNNNNNNNNNNNNNNNNNNNNNNNNNNNNNNNNNNNNNNNNNNNNNNNNNNNNNNNNNNNNNNNNNNNNNNNNNNNNNNNNNNNNNNNNNNNNNNNNNNNNNNNNNNNNNNNNNNNNNNNNNNNNNNNNNNNNNNNNNNNNNNNNNNNNNNNNNNNNNNNNNNNNNNNNNNNNNNNNNNNNNNNNNNNNNNNNNNNNNNNNNNNNNNNNNNNNNNNNNNNNNNNNNNNNNNNNNNNNNNNNNNNNNNNNNNNNNNNNNNNNNNNNNNNNNNNNNNNNNNNNNNNNNNNNNNNNNNNNNNNNNNNNNNNNNNNNNNNNNNNNNNNNNNNNNNNNNNNNNNNNNNNNNNNNNNNNNNNNNNNNNNNNNNNNNNNNNNNNNNNNNNNNNNNNNNNNNNNNNNNNNNNNNNNNNNNNNNNNNNNNNNNNNNNNNNNNNNNNNNNNNNNNNNNNNNNNNNNNNNNNNNNNNNNNNNNNNNNNNNNNNNNNNNNNNNNNNNNNNNNNNNNNNNNNNNNNNNNNNNNNNNNNNNNNNNNNNNNNNNNNNNNNNNNNNNNNNNNNNNNNNNNNNNNNNNNNNNNNNNNNNNNNNNNNNNNNNNNNNNNNNNNNNNNNNNNNNNNNNNNNNNNNNNNNNNNNNNNNNNNNNNNNNNNNNNNNNNNNNNNNNNNNNNNNNNNNNNNNNNNNNNNNNNNNNNNNNNNNNNNNNNNNNNNNNNNNNNNNNNNNNNNNNNNNNNNNNNNNNNNNNNNNNNNNNNNNNNNNNNNNNNNNNNNNNNNNNNNNNNNNNNNNNNNNNNNNNNNNNNNNNNNNNNNNNNNNNNNNNNNNNNNNNNNNNNNNNNNNNNNNNNNNNNNNNNNNNNNNNNNNNNNNNNNNNNNNNNNNNNNNNNNNNNNNNNNNNNNNNNNNNNNNNNNNNNNNNNNNNNNNNNNNNNNNNNNNNNNNNNNNNNNNNNNNNNNNNNNNNNNNNNNNNNNNNNNNNNNNNNNNNNNNNNNNNNNNNNNNNNNNNNNNNNNNNNNNNNNNNNNNNNNNNNNNNNNNNNNNNNNNNNNNNNNNNNNNNNNNNNNNNNNNNNNNNNNNNNNNNNNNNNNNNNNNNNNNNNNNNNNNNNNNNNNNNNNNNNNNNNNNNNNNNNNNNNNNNNNNNNNNNNNNNNNNNNNNNNNNNNNNNNNNNNNNNNNNNNNNNNNNNNNNNNNNNNNNNNNNNNNNNNNNNNNNNNNNNNNNNNNNNNNNNNNNNNNNNNNNNNNNNNNNNNNNNNNNNNNNNNNNNNNNNNNNNNNNNNNNNNNNNNAGACTGGAAAACACAcagtcaagcgctatgatgaacacTGTCTCTCAAGAGGAACACCACAgaaaggaagacccggagttacctgtgctgcagaggataagttcattagagttaccagcctcagaaattgcagcccaaataaatgctcacagaattcaagtaagagacacatctcaacatcaactgttcagaggagactgcgtgaatcagtccttctggtggaattgctgcaaagaaaccactactaaaggacaccaataagaagaagatacttgcttggactgagaaacatgagcaatggacattagaccggtggaaatctgtcctttggtctatgAGAGTCAAATttgatgatctccacatgtgtggttcccaccgtgaagcttgaggaggtgtgatggtgctttgctggtgacactgtctgatttatttagaattcaaggcacacttatatgagaatggctaccacagcattctcagcacgatacgtcatcccatctggcttgcacttagtggactatcatgttgtttttcaacaggacaatacccAACACACCCTCCAGCTGAGTAAGGGCCATTTGaccatggagagtgatggagtgctgcatcagatgacctggccccacACATATCACACCACCCTCCTCAAACACAATAAgtgatgtttgggatgagttggactgcagagtgaagggaaagcagccaacaagtgctcagcatatgtgggaactccttcaagacgttgttgaaaaagcattccaggtgaagctgttagAGGAATGCCAagtggtggctactttgaagaatctcaaatataaaatatattttatttgttaacacttttttggttacatgatattccatatgtgttatcatagttttgatgtttgcACTGTTATttctcaatgtagaaaatagtaaaaattaagaaaaacccttgaatgagtaggtgtgtccaaacttttgactggtactgtaagtattcagaccctttgctatgagcatcgaaattgagctcaggtgcatcctgtttccattgacatccttgagatgtttctaacaacttgattggagtccacctgtgggaatTCAATTGCTTGGAACTGATTTGGAAAGGTATcacactgtctatataaaggtcacACAGttcacagtgaatgtcagagcaaaaaccaagccataacgtcgaaggaattgtccatagacctCCGAGAAAGGTTTGTGctgaggcacaaatctgggaaggcaccaaaacatttctgcgcaTTGAAGTTCCCCAGGACACAGTGCCCCTCcatcttcttaaatggaagaagtttggaagcaccaagattcttcctagagctggccgcccatgccaaattgagcaatcggggaaaagggccttggtcagggaggggaccaagaacccgatggtcactctgaaagagctccagagttcctcggtggagatgggagaactttccagaaggacaccatcttttcagcactccaccatcaggccctttatggtagagtggccagatggaagctactcctcagtaaaggaaggcacatgacagcccgtttggagtttgccaaaggcaactaatgaactctcagaccatgagaaacaagattctctggtctgatgaaaccaaaattgaactttgGACTGAATGCAACGTGtcccatctggaggaaaccaggcaccgctcatcactatgttgaagcatggtggtggcagcatcatgcgtggggagtgtttttcagtgacagtgcagggagactagtcagggttgagggaaagatgaatgagcgagcaagtacagagagatccttgatgaaaactgctcACCATGCGCTCAGGGTCAGGACACTGACTGGGCACAAGTTCAccttcaacaagacaatgacactaagcacacagccaagacaacgcaggagtggcttcggacaagtctcaatgtccttgagtagcccagctagagcccggaattgaacctgatcaaactctctggagaaacctgaaaatagctgtgataacgctccccatccaacttgacagtgcAAGCACTGTgcaagatctgcagagaagaatgggagaaactcctcagtttgtagcgtcatacccaagaatagttagactgtaatcgctgctaaagatgcatcaacaaagtacagagtaaagggtctgaatacttatgtaaatgtaatatttcccgtttttatttatttaataatattatatacacacacacttgcaaaaatgtataacctgtttttgcattgtcattatggggtagtgtgtatagATAGAATACTTCACGAATGCACTGTAGAACAAATCAAGTTTGAACTCATGATATTAATATAACAGCTTTTTTCAATAGGAATCTCTTGCTTCTGTCCAATTTCTCAATGATGAAGCTTCTGATGTCTTTTCAGATTGCTGGAGTGAGAGAACCTGCGTCCGCAATGTGCACAACTGAAGGCTTTCCCCAGTGTGGACGTTCAGGTGCATTTGGAGATCGGTGCGGGACATAAAGCTCTTCTCACACAAGTTGCAGGCGAATGCCCGCTTTCTGGTGTGGATGACCGCGTGCTGACGCAAGTCACTCTCGTGGACAAACTTCTGATGGCAGCTCAGGCAACCGTATAATCGCTCTATGGTGCCAGGTCTAACGTGTGTGGCAAGATTACTCGAGTGAGACGAAGTTGTGGCGCTTTGTCTAAAATGGCCGACAGGAAGTGAGGTATGAGCTGGTTGTTGAACTCCCCTTCCTGGTATTTCAGAGTGTCTATGGAGGCTTGCCATCGTAGGTGCGTTCCTCTCAAACACTCCCTCTCCCTGCGTATTTCCAGTCCCATTGACCTGTGTAGTATAGCTGTACCCACCTGACCCCACTCAAAATCTCTATCTACCTGCTGCCCACTGATACAGAGTCAATCACTATCACGTGTTCTGATGAGGAATGGAATGACTTGGGGGAAACCTGAGGTTTTCTAACCCTACACCTCTCATTTCTATGTCTGAGCTAGTTTGTGTTTCTGGGCCCAATGGGCCACTCCCTAGGTCCATTACTTTAGTGTGAGCAGCAGAGGCGCCATCATCAGTCACTACTACCTCtctgcacacctggtttaaagAATCTCTTAGGAGATTGAGGCCCCCGTACATGTCACACTTAGTGTCCAGACTCGGTCTCTCTGCTCTGGGTTCAAGTCCTGTGTGGTGCTGGAGtccctggttcacattccctgtTTCTGACTGGAAGACGACGTCAGATCCACTGACCTCCATAGCGATGTTGTTGTTGCCTCTGGGGCCACTGGACTGGAAGGCGGGGTTCTCTGTGGTGGCTGCAGCCAGTTGGGTGGTTAGCTCTCTGCTGCCCTCCACTGTTCTGGCTGGGTGACTGATCCTAGAGTCCTGGTCATCTGCTTCTCCCTCCACCTTGATGATGAGCAGGTCTGGttccccttcctctgtctctgctgacTGCTGATGGGGTTAAGTAggagagatgagtgagtgagacagagcATACACTATCTGCTGAATGGAGATATGGGCATGACATGGGATTTAGTGAAATTCATAGTAGTCTCGTTGTTATTGTGTTATAATCAGTgctgtagtggagggtaaactccACCTTTTGTATTTTGCACAAAAACCTTCATAAAGACATTGGATAGAAGTAAATTATTCCACTAATACAAATATAACTGCACATATATCTTAAgactgttttcatgaattttattATATACTCTTTAATCCAATTCAAAAACAGCAAGGGACGTGATCCAGGAAGTAGACAGGATTTTCATAGCGTATTGCTATAAAACGAACTGACATAATGCTAATCCATAGCTTTTCTCCATAGGAATCTCTTGCTTCTGTGTCACTTCTCAATGATGAAGCTTCTGATGTCTTTTCAGATTGCTGGAGTGGGAGAACCTGCGGCCGCAATGTGCACAACTGAAGGGCTTCTCCCCAGTGTGGACGTTCTGGTGAACTTGGAGATGGCTGGCGCACACAAAGCTCTTCTCACACAAGGTGCAGGCGAACGGCCGCTTTCTGGTGTGGATGACCACGTGCCGCCGTAAGTCACTCTCGTGGATAAACTTCTTATGGCAGCTTGGGCAACCATACGGTCGTTCTACGGTGCCAGGTGTAACATCTGTGGCGAGATTACTGGAGTGAGAGGAAGTTGCGGCGCTTAGTCTAAAATGGCAATCAGGAAGTGAGGTATGAGTTGGTTGTTGAGCTCCTCTTCCTGGTATTTCAGAGTGTCTATGGAGCTTGCCAACGAACACAACATATCTTTGTTGGCCTCAACTGCATTTCTGTGCCAAGATGCATGCCTGTATTTACTTCTGAGGGCCGGAAGCTGGGTGAAACCAATTGCGTTGTGTTGTCTCTCATCGATTCGGGGTGATTCATTGGTGCGTTTCTGATAACACTCCCACTCCCTGCCTATTTCCAGTCCCATTAACCTGTGGTGCAGTAGCTGTACCCACCTGACCCCACTCGAAACCTCTATCTACCTGCTGCCCACTGGACACAGAGTAAATCACTATCACATGTTCTGATGAGGAATGGAACGACTTGGGGGAAAACCTGTGGTTTTCTAATCCTACACTTCtcatttccatggccgagctagTCTGTGTTTCTGGGCCATTCCCTAGGTCCATAACTTTAGTGTGAGCAGCAGAGGTATCATCATCAGTCACTACTACCTCTCTCCACACCTGGTTTAAAGAATCTCTTAGGAGATTGAGGCCCCCGTTCATGTACACTTAGTGTCCAGACTCGGTGTCTCTGCTTTGGGTTCAAATCCTGTGTACTGCTGTGGTCCCTGGTACACATTCCCTGTTTCTGATTGGAGGAGGACGGCGTCAGATCCACTGACCTCCATAGcggtgttgttgtagttgttgccTCTGGGACCTCTGGGCTGGAAGGCGGGATCCTTGGTGGTGGCTGCAGTCAGTTGGGTGGTTAGCTCTCTGCTGCCCTCCACTGTTCTGGCTGGTTGTCTGGACCTAGATTTCTGGTCATCTGCTTCTCCCTCATCCTTGATGATCAGCAGGTCTGGttccccttcctctgtctctgctgacTGCTGTGGGATTAAGTGggagagatgagtgagtgagacagagcATCCACTATCTACTGAATGGAGATATGGGCATGACATGGGATTTAGTGAAATTCATAGTAGTTGTCTTGTTGTTATTGTGTTAGAATGTGCTGGCATACACATCTATACAGACATGACCTCATTCCCAGGCAAAACGTTCTGGTGTGCGAGACTAAAATAGGCATAAGTCTGTGACAGTCTAAAATCGGCTGTTGAAATTGGAACTTACCTCATCACTTGTTGCATCCATATGCTTTGATGGAGAGACATCCTCTTGGTCCACGTCTATGGGCTGTCTGTCTCTTGGTATGCTGCTGTTCAAAAACCCCTGTTGGAAAGTCTGGCTCTGCTTTGCCAAGTAGGTCCTGGAAATAAAGAGGAGGTAAAAATCATAAAAAATCATAACTATGATGTTACCTAAATTATGATCATCTTCCATATGCCCCCATCAATGGTGTTTTTACAAAGAACAAAGGAAGCATAATACGTTCATGACGTGTTATAATGTGTCTATAGAGCTACAAGGATCCTAGCTGTGTTGACAGTACAAAGTAAGCATGAcatacactgagtctacaaaacatttacaacaccTGTTCTAATCTATTTCTgcgttcatatttcagaacagaGATTATTTAGACTTTAAGGATAGTGAAGGAAAAAAAATAATGCTGTGAGGaaaaatagagccactctacaaattaGTACTACCACatacacagtggggaacaatgggccttcaagaagggctaaggatttctaaaataattattataataattatattattttcaatAATGTTGATTCTAGGATGTTCTTTGTGTACACGGTCAAATTCATCATCACCAACCTGTCGTTGCCGTCTCTCGATTGTTGTGTCTGTTTAGGAGGCGTATTCCATGGAAGCGATTTTGGACGGACCCATCTGAAAATTTTGTTCTCTCAGACCGAAACCTGGTGATCTGAAGTTCCATCAATTTCATTTTCCTCCGGAGAAATTCGTTCTCCTTGTGGCTTTGGGACATCTTTAGGTGTACAACCGCATAGCCATCGTCAACAACTTTGCAGATTTCRGCTACAGCCGCGTTGGCTAGCACCTCCATGATTGAGGCTATCTGCGCCTGGAACTCGACCACGGAACCCGACATTGTGCCCCGACGTTTTTGGTCCCTTTTCAATATGAAAACAGTCTTTGCGTTttctataatattataataatctaCAGTTATCTAGTTTGCTATTAAAATAAAGTTAATCCTATCAGAAACGAAACATCGCTAGCTTTGTTTGTACGAGTTACTTCTGGCTGGAGGAAAGTATTAAGAGTTACCACATcagaaaattgcagcccaaataaatgcttcacaattcAAGTAACGACACatcttcaacatcaactgttcagaggagctgcgtgaatcagtccttcatggtcgaattgctgcaaagaaaccactactaaaggacaccaaatgAGAGAAGAGAACTTGCTTGGACTGAGAAACATgaggaatggacattagacagtggAAAtatgttctttggtctgatgagtccaaatttgatgaattctccacatgtgtggttccaccgtgaagctggaggaggtgtgatggtgctatGCTGGTGAacggtctgatttatttagaattcaggcacACTTAAGAGCAATggctacacagcattctgcagcgtcgTAATCCCATCTGGcttttgcacttagtgggactatcatttgtttttcaacaggaaatgaccaacacatccaggctgtgtaagggctttgacatggagagtgatggagtgctgcatcagatgacctggcccaacaacccgacctcaaaccaataaagatgtttgggatgagtttggcgctaagagtgaagggaaagcagcaacaagtgctcagcatatgtgggaatccttcaagactgttgaaaaagcattccggTGAAGCTGTTAGAGAGATGCCAAGTGGTGGTACTATTGAAGaattcaatataaaatatattttgatttgtttaacactttttttggttactacatgattccatatgtgttatttcaatatTTTGATGTTtgcactgttattctacaatgtgaaaatagtaaaattaatgaaaaaaccttgaatgagtaggtgtcccaaacttttgactggtactgtaagtattcagacctttgctatgagactcgaaattgagctcaggtgcatcctgtttccattgatctcttgagatgtttctacaacttgattggagtccacctgtggtgaattcaattgcttggaatgatttggaaaggatacacctgtctatataaaggtcacACAGTTTCACAGTgaatgtcagatcaaaaaccaagccataacgTCGATGGTCCGTAGACCTCCGAGAAAGGTTTGTGTGAGGCAATAATctgggaaggctaccaaaacattctgcagcattgaagttcccagGACACACGTgccctcatcattcttaaatggaagaagtttggaagcaccagaattcttcctagagctggccgccccatgccaaattgagcaatcgggggaaaagggcttggtcagggaggggccAAGAACCGTGgttcactctgaaagagctccagagttcctcgtggagatgggagaacttccagaaggacaaccatcttttcTAGCACTCACAATCAGGCCCTTctaggtagagtggccagatggaagctactcctcagtaaaaggcagacagcacgtttggagtttgccaaaaggcaactaatgAACttcaagaccatgagaaacagattcttggtctgatgaaacaaaattgaaCTTTTGGACTGAATCGCGTCCCATCTGGAGAACCAGGCACCGCCATCATATggtaagcatggtggtggcagcatcatgctgtggggatgtttttcagtggcagtgactgggagactagtcaggggtTGGGAGAAAGATGAAGGAgcgaagtagagagagatccttgatgaaatcctgctccagagcacttaggacATTATGGGGCGAGGTTCACCTtccccaacaggacaatgaactaagcacaacagccaagacaacgcaggagtggcttcggaacagtctcaatgtccttgagtagcccagctaGAGCCGGACTTGACCGATataaacatatctggagagacctgaaaaatagctgtgaagcagaCGCTCCCATCAACTTGACAGTAGCTTGAGAggattgcagagaagaatgggaagacTCCCAAGtttttgtagcgtcatacccaagaatattagactgtaatcgctgcaaagatgcatcaacaaagtacagagtaaagggtctgaatacttatgtaaaatgaatatattcatttttttatttaatatatatatattacaccaAACACATTTGCAAATGTTATAGCCTTTTTTGCATTGTATTATGGGGTAGTGTATAGATAGAATACTTCACGAATGCACTGTAGAACAAAGTTTGAACTCATGATATTGCTATAACAGCTTTTTTCAATAGGAATCTCTTGCTTCTGTCCAATTTCTAATGATGAAGCTTCGATGTCTTTTCAGATTGCTGGGTGGGAGAACCTGCGTCCGCTGTTGCACAACTGAAGGGCTTCTTCTCCAGTGTGGACATTCAGGTGCATTTGGAGATCGGTGCGGGACATAAAGCTCTTCTCACACAGGTGCAGGCGAATGCCGCTTTCTGGTGTGGATGACGCGTGCTGAGCAAGTCATCTCTCGTGGACAAACTTCTGATGGCAGCTCAGGCAACGTATAATCGTCTATGGTGCAGGTCTAACGTGTGTGGCAAGATTACTCGAGTGAGACGAAGTTGTGGCGCTTTGTCTAAAATGGCGCAGGAAGTGGGTATGAGTGGATTGTTGAACTCCTCTTCCTGGATTTCAGAGTGTCTATGGAGGCTTGCCATCGTAGGTGCGTTCCTCTCAAACACTCACCTCTCCCTGCGTATTTCCAGTCCCATGCTGTGGGTGTAGTAGCTGTACCCACCTGACCCACTCAAAATCTCTATCTACTGCTGCCCACGGATACAGAGTCAATCACTATCACGTTGTTCTGATGAGGAATGGAATGACTTGGGGGGAAACTGAGGTTTTCTAACCCTACACCTCTCATTTCTATGTCTGAGCTAGTTTGTGTTTCTGGGCAAGGGCCACTCCTAGGTCCATTACTTTAGTGTGAGCAGCAGAGGCGCCATCATCAGTCATACTACCCtctgcacacctggtttaaagAATCTCTTAGGAGATTGAGGCCCCGTACATGTCACATTGTGTCCAGACTCGGTCTCTCTGCTCTGGGTTCAAGTCCTGTGTGGTGCTGGGTCCCGGTTCACATTCCTGTTTCTGACTGGAAGACGACGTCAGATCCACTGACCTCCATAGCGTGTTGTTGTTGCTTGGGCCACTGGCACTGGAAGGCGGGGTTCTCTTGTGGTGGCTGAGCAGTTGGGTGGTTAGCTCTCTGCTGCCTCCACTGTTCTGGCTGGGTGACTGATCTAGAGTCCTGGTCATCTGTTCTCCTCCACCTTGATGATGAGCAGGTCTggttcccttctctgtctctgctgactGCTGATGGGGTAATAggagagatgagtgagtgagacagagcATCCAACTATCTCTGAATGGAGATATGGGCATGACATGGGATTTAGTGAAATTCATAGTAGTCTCGTTGTTATTGGGTTATAATCAGTgctgtagtggagggtaaactccACCTTTTTGTATTTTGCACAAAACCTTCATAAAGACATTGGATAGATAATGTAAATTATTCACTAATACAATATAACTGCACATATATTCTTAAgactgttttcatgaattttattATTATACTCTTTATATCAATTAAAACAGCAAGGGACGTGATCAGGAAGTAGACAGGATTTTAATAGCGTATTGCTATAAACGAACTGACAATATGCTAATCCATAGCTTTTCTCTAG comes from Salvelinus sp. IW2-2015 unplaced genomic scaffold, ASM291031v2 Un_scaffold4463, whole genome shotgun sequence and encodes:
- the LOC112077340 gene encoding uncharacterized protein isoform X1; the protein is MSGSVVDPGADSLNHGVLANRAVAEICKVVDDGYAVVHLKMSQSHKENEFLRRKMKLMELQITRFRSERTKFQMGPSKIASMEYASKQTQQSRDGNDRTYLAKQSQTFQQEFWKQQHTKRQTAHRRGPRDVSPSKHMDATSDEQSAETEEREPDLLIIKDEGEADDQKSRSRQPARTVEGSRELTTQLTAATTRPAFQPRGPRGNDYNNTAMEQSAETEEGEPDLLIIKDEGEADDQKSRSRQPARTVEGSRELTTQLTAATTKDPAFQPRGPRGNNYNNTAMEQSAETEEGEPDLLIIKVEGEADDQDSRISHPARTVEGSRELTTQLAAATTENPAFQSSGPRGNNNIAMEVSGSDVVFQSETGNVNQGLQHHTGLEPRAERPSLDTKCDMYGGLNLLRDSLNQVCREVVVTDDGASAAHTKVMDLGSGPLGPETQTSSDIEMRGVGLENLRFPPSHSIPHQNT
- the LOC112077340 gene encoding uncharacterized protein isoform X5, with protein sequence MSGSVVDPGADSLNHGVLANRAVAEICKVVDDGYAVVHLKMSQSHKENEFLRRKMKLMELQITRFRSERTKFQMGPSKIASMEYASKQTQQSRDGNDRTYLAKQSQTFQQEFWKQQHTKRQTAHRRGPRDVSPSKHMDATSDESAETEEGEPDLLIIKDEGEADDQKSRSRQPARTVEGSRELTTQLTAATTKDPAFQPRGPRGNNYNNTAMEQSAETEEGEPDLLIIKVEGEADDQDSRISHPARTVEGSRELTTQLAAATTENPAFQSSGPRGNNNIAMEVSGSDVVFQSETGNVNQGLQHHTGLEPRAERPSLDTKCDMYGGLNLLRDSLNQVCREVVVTDDGASAAHTKVMDLGSGPLGPETQTSSDIEMRGVGLENLRFPPSHSIPHQNT
- the LOC112077340 gene encoding uncharacterized protein isoform X2, giving the protein MSGSVVDPGADSLNHGVLANRAVAEICKVVDDGYAVVHLKMSQSHKENEFLRRKMKLMELQITRFRSERTKFQMGPSKIASMEYASKQTQQSRDGNDRTYLAKQSQTFQQEFWKQQHTKRQTAHRRGPRDVSPSKHMDATSDEQSAETEEREPDLLIIKDEGEADDQKSRSRQPARTVEGSRELTTQLTAATTRPAFQPRGPRGNDYNNTAMESAETEEGEPDLLIIKDEGEADDQKSRSRQPARTVEGSRELTTQLTAATTKDPAFQPRGPRGNNYNNTAMEQSAETEEGEPDLLIIKVEGEADDQDSRISHPARTVEGSRELTTQLAAATTENPAFQSSGPRGNNNIAMEVSGSDVVFQSETGNVNQGLQHHTGLEPRAERPSLDTKCDMYGGLNLLRDSLNQVCREVVVTDDGASAAHTKVMDLGSGPLGPETQTSSDIEMRGVGLENLRFPPSHSIPHQNT
- the LOC112077340 gene encoding uncharacterized protein isoform X4, with product MSGSVVDPGADSLNHGVLANRAVAEICKVVDDGYAVVHLKMSQSHKENEFLRRKMKLMELQITRFRSERTKFQMGPSKIASMEYASKQTQQSRDGNDRTYLAKQSQTFQQEFWKQQHTKRQTAHRRGPRDVSPSKHMDATSDEQSAETEEGEPDLLIIKDEGEADDQKSRSRQPARTVEGSRELTTQLTAATTKDPAFQPRGPRGNNYNNTAMEQSAETEEGEPDLLIIKVEGEADDQDSRISHPARTVEGSRELTTQLAAATTENPAFQSSGPRGNNNIAMEVSGSDVVFQSETGNVNQGLQHHTGLEPRAERPSLDTKCDMYGGLNLLRDSLNQVCREVVVTDDGASAAHTKVMDLGSGPLGPETQTSSDIEMRGVGLENLRFPPSHSIPHQNT